Proteins encoded within one genomic window of Natator depressus isolate rNatDep1 chromosome 1, rNatDep2.hap1, whole genome shotgun sequence:
- the DLD gene encoding dihydrolipoyl dehydrogenase, mitochondrial isoform X1 — MQSWSRVCCALAQRSYFSRIHHGLQGICAVSLRSYTDLADTDITVIGSGPGGYVAAIKAAQLGFKTVCVEKNETLGGTCLNVGCIPSKALLNNSHLYHLAHGKDFASRGIEITGIHLNLEKMMEQKSGAVKSLTGGIAHLFKQNKVIHVPGFGKITGKNQVTVSKEDGSTQVINTKNILIATGSEVAPFPGITIDEDTIVSSTGALSLKQVPEKMVVIGAGVIGVELGSVWQRLGADVTAVEFLGHVGGMGIDMEISKNFQRILQKQGLKFKLNTKVTGATKRPDGKIDVSIEAAAGGKTEVITCDVLLVCIGRRPFTQNLGLEDIGIELDNKGRIPINTRFQTKIPNIYAIGDVVAGPMLAHKAEDEGIICAEGIAGGAVHIDYNCVPSVIYTHPEVAWVGKSEEQLKEEGTEYKIGKFPFAANSRAKTNADTDGLVKILSQKTTDRMLGAHILGAGAGEMVNEAALAMEYGASCEDVARVCHAHPTVSEAFREANLAASFGKAINF, encoded by the exons AGAAGCTATTTTAGTCGAATCCATCATGGCCTACAGGGGATTTGTGCAGTGTCGCTGAGGAGCTATACTGATCTAG ctGATACTGACATCACAGTTATTGGTTCTGGGCCTGGAGGATATGTTGCTGCTATCAAAGCAGCTCAACTTGGCTTTAAG ACTGTTTGTGTGGAGAAAAATGAAACGTTGGGTGGAACCTGTTTGAATGTTGGCTGCATTCCTTCCAAG GCTTTGCTGAACAACTCACATCTGTATCATTTGGCCCATGGAAAGGATTTTGCTAGCAGAGGAATTGAAA TTACAGGAATCCACTTGAATTTAGAGAAGATGATGGAGCAGAAAAGTGGTGCAGTGAAGTCCTTGACAGGTGGAATTGCCCATTTGTTTAAACAGAACAAG GTCATACATGTGCCTGGATTTGGAAAAATAACTGGCAAAAACCAAGTCACAGTATCCAAAGAGGATGGTAGCACTCAGGTTATCAATACAAAGAATATTCTCATAGCCACAGGTTCAGAagttgctcccttccctggaatTACG ATTGATGAAGACACAATTGTATCATCAACTGGTGCACTATCCCTGAAACAAGTCCCTGAAAAGATGGTTGTAATTGGTGCAGGAGTCATTGGTGTGGAATTG GGTTCAGTTTGGCAGCGTCTTGGTGCAGATGTGACAGCTGTTGAGTTCTTGGGCCATGTTGGTGGAATGGGTATTGATATGGAGATCTCTAAAAACTTTCAGCGTATCCTTCAGAAACAAGGACTCAAATTTAAACTAAATACCAAGGTTACTGGTGCCACCAAGAGGCCAGATGGAAAGATTGATGTTTC TATTGAAGCAGCTGCTGGTGGAAAGACAGAAGTAATCACCTGTGATGTATTACTTGTTTGCATTGGTCGACGTCCTTTTACTCAGAACCTAGGGCTGGAAGATATTGGAATTGAACTTGATAACAAGGGTAGAATCCCAATCAATACCAGATTCCAAACCAAAATTCCAAA CATCTATGCTATTGGTGATGTAGTTGCTGGGCCAATGTTGGCTCACAAAGCTGAGGATGAAGGCATTATCTGCGCTGAGGGGATAGCTGGAGGTGCAGTTCACATTGACTATAACTGTGTGCCCTCAGTGATTTACACACACCCTGAAGTTGCCTGGGTTGGCAAATCAGAGGAACAGTTGAAAGAGGAG GGGACAGAATACAAAATTGGAAAGTTCCCATTTGCTGCTAACAGCAGAGCTAAGACTAATGCTGACACAGATGGCTTGGTGAAGATACTTAGTCAGAAAACAACAGACAGGATGCTGGGTGCTCACATTCTAGGCGCA GGTGCTGGGGAGATGGTTAATGAAGCTGCTCTTGCTATGGAATATGGAGCATCATGTGAAGATGTAGCCAGAGTTTGCCATGCCCATCCA ACTGTGTCGGAAGCCTTCAGGGAAGCAAACCTAGCAGCATCTTTCGGCAAAGCTATCAACTTCTAA
- the DLD gene encoding dihydrolipoyl dehydrogenase, mitochondrial isoform X2, with translation MQSWSRVCCALAQRSYFSRIHHGLQGICAVSLRSYTDLADTDITVIGSGPGGYVAAIKAAQLGFKTVCVEKNETLGGTCLNVGCIPSKALLNNSHLYHLAHGKDFASRGIEITGIHLNLEKMMEQKSGAVKSLTGGIAHLFKQNKVIHVPGFGKITGKNQVTVSKEDGSTQVINTKNILIATGSEVAPFPGITIDEDTIVSSTGALSLKQVPEKMVVIGAGVIGVELGSVWQRLGADVTAVEFLGHVGGMGIDMEISKNFQRILQKQGLKFKLNTKVTGATKRPDGKIDVSIYAIGDVVAGPMLAHKAEDEGIICAEGIAGGAVHIDYNCVPSVIYTHPEVAWVGKSEEQLKEEGTEYKIGKFPFAANSRAKTNADTDGLVKILSQKTTDRMLGAHILGAGAGEMVNEAALAMEYGASCEDVARVCHAHPTVSEAFREANLAASFGKAINF, from the exons AGAAGCTATTTTAGTCGAATCCATCATGGCCTACAGGGGATTTGTGCAGTGTCGCTGAGGAGCTATACTGATCTAG ctGATACTGACATCACAGTTATTGGTTCTGGGCCTGGAGGATATGTTGCTGCTATCAAAGCAGCTCAACTTGGCTTTAAG ACTGTTTGTGTGGAGAAAAATGAAACGTTGGGTGGAACCTGTTTGAATGTTGGCTGCATTCCTTCCAAG GCTTTGCTGAACAACTCACATCTGTATCATTTGGCCCATGGAAAGGATTTTGCTAGCAGAGGAATTGAAA TTACAGGAATCCACTTGAATTTAGAGAAGATGATGGAGCAGAAAAGTGGTGCAGTGAAGTCCTTGACAGGTGGAATTGCCCATTTGTTTAAACAGAACAAG GTCATACATGTGCCTGGATTTGGAAAAATAACTGGCAAAAACCAAGTCACAGTATCCAAAGAGGATGGTAGCACTCAGGTTATCAATACAAAGAATATTCTCATAGCCACAGGTTCAGAagttgctcccttccctggaatTACG ATTGATGAAGACACAATTGTATCATCAACTGGTGCACTATCCCTGAAACAAGTCCCTGAAAAGATGGTTGTAATTGGTGCAGGAGTCATTGGTGTGGAATTG GGTTCAGTTTGGCAGCGTCTTGGTGCAGATGTGACAGCTGTTGAGTTCTTGGGCCATGTTGGTGGAATGGGTATTGATATGGAGATCTCTAAAAACTTTCAGCGTATCCTTCAGAAACAAGGACTCAAATTTAAACTAAATACCAAGGTTACTGGTGCCACCAAGAGGCCAGATGGAAAGATTGATGTTTC CATCTATGCTATTGGTGATGTAGTTGCTGGGCCAATGTTGGCTCACAAAGCTGAGGATGAAGGCATTATCTGCGCTGAGGGGATAGCTGGAGGTGCAGTTCACATTGACTATAACTGTGTGCCCTCAGTGATTTACACACACCCTGAAGTTGCCTGGGTTGGCAAATCAGAGGAACAGTTGAAAGAGGAG GGGACAGAATACAAAATTGGAAAGTTCCCATTTGCTGCTAACAGCAGAGCTAAGACTAATGCTGACACAGATGGCTTGGTGAAGATACTTAGTCAGAAAACAACAGACAGGATGCTGGGTGCTCACATTCTAGGCGCA GGTGCTGGGGAGATGGTTAATGAAGCTGCTCTTGCTATGGAATATGGAGCATCATGTGAAGATGTAGCCAGAGTTTGCCATGCCCATCCA ACTGTGTCGGAAGCCTTCAGGGAAGCAAACCTAGCAGCATCTTTCGGCAAAGCTATCAACTTCTAA